From the genome of Ignavibacteriales bacterium, one region includes:
- a CDS encoding sulfite exporter TauE/SafE family protein has product MSPEILTAFFVGLFGSFHCIGMCGPIAIALPIPNSGNLSFVTGRLLYNLGRVVTYSFLGAVFGLLGSRLVISGFQQSISIVLGIAIVIAVLIPPKYKAKITQHRLIQKITTPLKSGISDLFKRGTFSAMFLIGILNGFLPCGLVYVALAGAIASGDAISGSAVMILFGLGTVPTMFAATIFGKFINLNIRRKITKAVPVFALVLGLLFIVRGMGLGIPYISPKISAQVVDESNLDCH; this is encoded by the coding sequence ATGTCACCAGAAATTTTAACAGCATTCTTCGTCGGGTTATTCGGAAGCTTTCATTGTATTGGTATGTGCGGGCCAATTGCAATTGCACTTCCGATTCCAAATTCAGGTAATCTTTCTTTTGTTACTGGAAGATTATTGTACAATCTTGGCAGAGTTGTAACTTATTCTTTTCTTGGTGCAGTTTTTGGGTTACTTGGTTCACGACTTGTAATTTCTGGTTTTCAGCAAAGCATTTCTATCGTACTCGGGATTGCAATTGTAATCGCAGTATTAATCCCACCAAAGTATAAAGCAAAAATAACTCAACATAGACTTATTCAAAAAATAACTACACCATTAAAGTCCGGAATAAGTGATTTATTTAAACGCGGAACTTTTTCCGCTATGTTTTTAATTGGGATTCTAAATGGTTTTTTGCCATGCGGATTAGTTTACGTGGCTTTAGCAGGTGCAATTGCAAGTGGCGATGCAATTTCCGGTTCAGCAGTTATGATTTTATTCGGATTAGGAACTGTTCCAACAATGTTTGCAGCAACAATTTTTGGAAAATTTATTAATCTTAACATTAGAAGAAAAATTACTAAAGCTGTCCCTGTTTTTGCATTAGTGCTTGGATTACTTTTTATTGTGCGCGGAATGGGACTAGGAATTCCATACATCTCACCAAAAATCTCAGCACAAGTTGTTGATGAATCCAATTTGGATTGCCATTAG
- a CDS encoding FixH family protein: protein MKKSKFNWGTGILITIIVFMTITIGTVIFLMSQDVDLVASDYYNKGIHHQEQIDRINRTNIMGNEVSINPENGFIRLVLPNSFAKKSLIGTIQFYRPSNSKKDFAVALSIDTIAQQLISTQNMDKGYWKVKLNFSHEAAEYYKESSFVIN from the coding sequence ATGAAAAAAAGTAAATTTAATTGGGGTACTGGAATTCTCATTACAATTATTGTTTTCATGACGATTACAATTGGCACAGTAATTTTCTTAATGAGTCAGGATGTTGATTTGGTTGCGAGTGATTATTACAATAAAGGAATTCATCATCAAGAGCAGATTGATAGGATAAACAGAACCAATATAATGGGTAATGAAGTTAGCATAAATCCTGAAAATGGTTTTATTAGATTAGTTTTGCCCAACTCATTTGCTAAAAAAAGTCTTATTGGTACAATTCAGTTTTATCGTCCATCAAATTCTAAAAAAGATTTTGCAGTAGCTCTATCTATTGATACAATTGCACAGCAATTAATTTCAACACAAAATATGGATAAAGGTTATTGGAAAGTTAAACTTAACTTTTCACATGAGGCAGCTGAGTATTATAAAGAAAGTTCTTTTGTAATTAATTAA
- the ccoG gene encoding cytochrome c oxidase accessory protein CcoG: protein METNETKIAEDKQEYRNQLATVTDDGKRKWVYPKKPSGKFYNARTILSFFLLTFLIIVPFIKVNGHQFLLFDFLNRNFILFGIPFGPHDFHLFVLAMISIIVFIILFTVVFGRIFCGWACPQTVFLEMVFRKIEYWIEGDARDQRKLDAEEWNSKKLFKKGLKNIIFFIIAFFIAHIFLSYIISVDKVILIITQPPSAHLSGFIAIIAFSLIFYWVFAFFREQACTIVCPYGRLQGVLLDQDSIVIAYDHKRGEPRGKLKKGEEASPKGDCIDCHLCVDVCPTGIDIRNGIQLECVNCTACIDECDAVMEKINRPKKLIRYDSLNGIENKTKFRITPRMMLYSIILVVLVGVLGYLLSVRTDYSINVLRTPGMLFQEQPNGKISNVYDLNIVNKTFNETPVLIKLENPADGELKLVGKNIVLKSQEIVETKFLVLMDKSKLSKMNTPIEIGIYDGNKLIKKVKTSFLGPVEINEKK, encoded by the coding sequence ATGGAAACTAATGAAACTAAAATTGCTGAAGATAAACAAGAATATAGAAACCAACTTGCAACAGTAACTGATGATGGAAAAAGAAAATGGGTTTACCCGAAGAAACCTTCGGGTAAATTTTATAACGCTAGAACAATTCTTAGTTTTTTTCTTTTAACGTTTTTAATTATAGTTCCATTTATAAAGGTAAACGGTCATCAATTTCTATTGTTTGATTTTTTAAACAGAAATTTTATTCTGTTTGGCATTCCTTTCGGCCCTCACGATTTTCATCTCTTTGTTCTTGCAATGATTTCAATAATTGTTTTTATCATTTTGTTTACTGTAGTGTTTGGAAGAATATTCTGCGGATGGGCATGTCCACAAACAGTATTTTTGGAAATGGTTTTCCGCAAGATTGAATACTGGATTGAAGGAGATGCAAGGGATCAGCGTAAACTTGATGCTGAAGAATGGAATAGCAAAAAACTTTTTAAAAAAGGATTGAAGAATATTATTTTCTTCATAATTGCTTTTTTTATTGCGCATATCTTTTTATCGTACATAATTAGTGTTGATAAGGTTATTTTAATTATTACACAGCCACCAAGCGCACACTTGAGTGGATTTATTGCAATCATTGCTTTCTCACTTATTTTTTATTGGGTGTTTGCTTTTTTCCGAGAACAAGCCTGCACTATTGTTTGCCCTTATGGAAGATTGCAAGGCGTTCTGCTTGATCAGGACTCAATTGTAATAGCCTACGATCATAAACGCGGTGAGCCACGTGGTAAACTAAAAAAAGGTGAAGAAGCATCACCAAAAGGTGATTGCATTGATTGTCATTTATGTGTTGATGTTTGCCCAACCGGAATTGATATTAGAAATGGAATTCAATTAGAATGCGTTAACTGCACAGCTTGTATTGATGAGTGCGATGCAGTTATGGAAAAAATCAATCGCCCTAAGAAATTAATTAGGTATGATTCATTAAACGGAATTGAAAATAAAACAAAGTTCAGAATCACTCCAAGAATGATGCTCTATTCAATAATTCTTGTTGTGTTAGTTGGTGTTCTCGGTTATCTGCTTTCCGTAAGAACCGACTACTCTATAAATGTTTTAAGAACACCGGGCATGTTGTTTCAAGAACAGCCTAATGGAAAAATTAGTAATGTTTATGATTTAAATATTGTTAACAAAACCTTTAATGAAACTCCGGTTCTGATTAAACTCGAAAATCCTGCTGATGGTGAATTAAAATTAGTTGGAAAAAATATTGTATTAAAATCTCAAGAGATTGTTGAAACAAAATTTCTTGTATTGATGGATAAAAGTAAGCTAAGTAAAATGAATACTCCGATTGAAATAGGTATTTACGATGGAAATAAATTGATTAAAAAAGTTAAGACCTCATTTTTAGGACCGGTGGAAATAAATGAAAAAAAGTAA